One region of Peromyscus eremicus chromosome 4, PerEre_H2_v1, whole genome shotgun sequence genomic DNA includes:
- the LOC131908289 gene encoding olfactory receptor 1165-like, which translates to MNSLISSNRSLMQDERNHSAGVIFILLGFPEYPNLQMPLFLVFLTIYTISVLENLGLILIIRINPKLHNPMYFFVSHLSFVDFCYTCVNTPKLLEIMLTEDKTISKEGCLTQFFFGCTFVVAQTFMLAVMAYDRFVAVCNPLLYTTSMSPKLCALLVAGSYLWGGLCSSTLTHFLSQHSYCGPNIINHFCCEHSAILSISCSDTTISQFACLIICTFNEAFSLLIIIVSYVVIFVTVIKIPTKGALQKAFSTCAPHLTAISFCHGVILLLYCVLKSKSSLLLVKTATVFYSMVIPMLNPLIYSLRNKDVKDTIKKLIQMKLISHSV; encoded by the coding sequence ATGAACTCTCTGATTTCTTCCAACAGGAGCCTGATGCAAGATGAGAGAAACCACAGTGCCGGAGTGATTTTTATCTTGTTGGGCTTCCCCGAATATCCAAACCTTCAGATGCCTTTGTTTCTGGTGTTCTTGACCATCTACACCATTTCTGTGTTAGAAAATCTGGGTCTGATTTTAATCATCAGGATTAATCCCAAACTGCACAATCCCATGTACTTTTTTGTCAGCCACCTATCCTTTGTAGACTTTTGTTATACTTGCGTAAATACCCCAAAACTCCTAGAAATCATGCTTACAGAAGACAAGACGATCTCCAAGGAAGGATGCCTAACACAGTTTTTCTTTGGATGTACCTTTGTGGTAGCACAAACATTTATGTTGGCAGTGATGGCCTATGACCGGTTTGTGGCTGTCTGTAACCCTCTGCTCTACACAACTTCCATGTCTCCTAAACTCTGTGCTCTCCTGGTAGCTGGAAGTTACCTCTGGGGTGGACTTTGTTCCTCCACTCTAACGCATTTTCTTTCACAACACTCCTACTGTGGGCCTAACATTATAAATCACTTCTGCTGTGAGCACTCTGCCATTCTCTCCATATCCTGTTCTGATACTACAATTAGCCAGTTTGCATGCTTAATCATATGCACATTCAATGAGGCTTTCAGCCTCCTGATCATCATCGTCTCCTATGTTGTCATCTTTGTCACTGTCATCAAGATTCCTACCAAAGGAGCACTCCAAAAAGCCTTCTCCACCTGTGCCCCCCACCTGACGGCCATCTCCTTCTGTCACGGTGTCATTCTCCTTCTGTACTGTGTCCTCAAGTCTAAAAGCTCACTGCTCCTGGTTAAGACAGCCACTGTGTTTTACAGCATGGTCATCCCCATGCTGAACCCTCTTATTTACAGCCTAAGAAATAAGGATGTGAAGGACACCATCAAGAAATTGATTCAGATGAAACTGATATCTCATTcagtatag